The following is a genomic window from Theobroma cacao cultivar B97-61/B2 chromosome 10, Criollo_cocoa_genome_V2, whole genome shotgun sequence.
AGGTAATAAAGCAACAAAATTGGCATAAAAGGGGCTGATGAATCAATTCAGGGAGACGCAAACAGTACAAGAATTTCATCTTCTGGCCGGTCATCCACCACAGATAGGTGTTGAATACCAAAACATCAACTCCTTTCCAATTCTTCCCATGCTTGTTGATGGAGCCTTTCTTAACCATCCTCTCAGCCACCCTGTGAACAATAGCATTATCGGAATTCGATTCTAGAAGAAATGGTGCCCAGTTGAATTCAATGGTGGCATTATAATCCTAATTAAACAAAGaccaaaaaaatgaagaaacaaAATGAATTCTAAATCAGACCAATCCCAAAGTAGTCATGATGAGaagcttaaaattaatttaacaaattCCAACATGAATTTACCTTGGCTCTGAAGACAACTAGTGACTGATCCGGGGAGGTTTCCATGGATTTTGCATTCTCAGGGAGAATTCTATGGAGGAGGCAGACCATTGAAACATACTGACCCCGGTTCAATGAGTCACCCACAAACATCATCCTCTTCCCTCTCAAGGCCTCCAGCATCAATGTGGCATTAAAACTGTGACAAAGATTATTTGACAAGCATCATTATACATACTAAATCAAAGTAAATAATATAAGTTTTATTTCATAATgaatagaaatgaaaaacaatgCTTTTTCTCGAGATGTTACACACAAATTGAAACCAAATggttttaaattaaagaaagaaaaataatatattccctttccatttttaaatgtttatcCCTCTTCGagttttacaaaaattaatataaaaattaagataacaaacttttaattttgatatatttatattaaaatttaaaaaataaaatcaacttCAGGGTATAGAACTAACTTCGTGGTtgtattacttttttttattattacttcaaaattttcaactagtTTGACTCTAAGCAGTCCAACCAATAACCCCAATATCCATTTTTTTCCCACCAATTTAGTTGTAGAAACAATCATCATTAACCTAATATACGATCCATGTGGCAAAATCATAGCGAGGTGCAGGTCCAGATCAAAGTGGGCCCAAATACACCAGATACTTGGACTAGATGCAAGTAATGGGTCCCAACTCCGAATAGTTTATACTTAGACAGGCCCCAACGTGCGACCCACCACAACACTGGCGAGGTCAACCATGAGAAGAAAAGGGGCCGCTCCACCGGCCGGTCGATCGTGATAAATACatcttaatatttaatttaacgATAAACATTAaagagaaatatttttttcataatgtAGTAATTTTTGATCATTTAGTCaatatttgaattatatattacaaattcatttttgattatatattacaaattcatttttcatgaacACCAAACTACAACAATACAAATAGTAgcttttaaattatatatataatacaatACGTTCCTAACTCAATTTCCTACAAATTAAGATATGGCATCaaatcaaagtaaaaaaaaaattaattattggatatgctaattaattaatgttcCAAATTTAATGATATTGCATGTAAATAacgtaaaatttaaaaactattttactTGTCTTATAATCTTTATTCACACTTTCACACCATTAAATGctttggatttttttaaaataattttcctaTAATTCTTCACGTCAAAATCCGAAAAAGGCTCACGTTTTTAAGAACTTGAAGGCATGCATTACTATTTCCTATGCTGAAACCTGAAACAACCAGAACATGGCAGTTGGCAAACAAGAATCGAAAAAGAAAGTGTTTCTTTAAGATCCCAGCATTAacagaagaagaggaagaaggaaagaaagaaagagatgtGAATGTGGTTTCTAGTTGTTTGATTTTGGTTTGGTTTTAGTTACCTGGGAAGGTCACAGCCATGGGGTTGCCATCTCCATTTCTGATACTCCTTGTCAGGTCTTCCATGTTCTTGGCACGTCAACTGCGGTTGAATGTACGGACACTCCGATTCCTCATAGTGAGGGCGAGCGAACTCGTCCCTCACCCACCTCCCACTGAACACGTCGCACCCTTCCTCAGTTCTCCCTATCACGAATGGCAACGACGTCGTCTCTTGTTTCTTCTCTAAACCCAACAAAAACCCCTGCATCAGTCAGACGACCCTCGAACCAACCAATATCTCTccaaagaacaaaaaacaaCTTGAGTACTTAGTTTACGTGTTAACTCACCTGTTTGAGAGATGGGTGGTTGCGTTGGGACGAGCTCGCCTTGGCCAAAGCTGCAGAGGAAGTCCTCAGAGTAAAGAATGACAACGAAGAGAATGAAAGCTAACAAGGTGTAGAAGTAAGGTGAGAGACGTGCCTTCCTAAGAACAGAAGAGGAGGAAGGAGAGAGAAGAggcttcatttcttttattttttcttttctttcctttcggGTTTGGCCAGCTATATATGAAAATGGGGTTTGATTTTCGAAAGCTTATAGTATTGCTTTAAAGGATCATTTGCATTAATgtacaaatatataaaagttaaTTTCAATGGTTCACTAGGTTTAAATATGTTAAttctgtatatatataattagcATATGTTGGACATATATGATTAACTAATATGAATAATTAAACAActaattaaaagataatacggagtattaatttattaggattttgcaaaaaaattacttgtttcgttctttttttctttgtccgtcttttctttttcaggaTATTCTGAAatgaaatttcctttttcctagCTGTTGGCTGTTATGTTAATGTTTTCCTACTGGAATCCCCATTGTCATATGGTCAGCAACCTAATAGTGATGGATCAACTAAAAgggtttatatatatacatatatatattttatttatatatgtacctaATTAATAATTGTGGTTAGTTGTCTATATGGATTTTAATtggtttttttaaattgaaattagtttaattttcttgttttggttGTTTGCATTGAATTAAGAACttgcaacaaaatttttataatatataatagttAGGTGAATTTCATTATTTGTTATATCAACAATAACCTTCTATGTCTTGA
Proteins encoded in this region:
- the LOC18585792 gene encoding protein trichome birefringence-like 33 translates to MKPLLSPSSSSVLRKARLSPYFYTLLAFILFVVILYSEDFLCSFGQGELVPTQPPISQTEKKQETTSLPFVIGRTEEGCDVFSGRWVRDEFARPHYEESECPYIQPQLTCQEHGRPDKEYQKWRWQPHGCDLPSFNATLMLEALRGKRMMFVGDSLNRGQYVSMVCLLHRILPENAKSMETSPDQSLVVFRAKDYNATIEFNWAPFLLESNSDNAIVHRVAERMVKKGSINKHGKNWKGVDVLVFNTYLWWMTGQKMKFLKGSFDDEKKDIEELTTEEAYRVAMKSMLKWVRKNMDRNKTRVFFTSMSPLHIKSTEWGGEPGGNCYNETTLIEDPNYWGSESKSVMQVIGEEFSKSKYPITFLNITQLSNYRKDAHTSIYKKQWSPLTPEQLANPVSYADCVHWCLPGLQDTWNELLFAKLFYP